Proteins from a single region of Belliella baltica DSM 15883:
- a CDS encoding 2Fe-2S iron-sulfur cluster-binding protein: MVTFTVEDHEGNRQSIEAPDDMGLSLMEILKASEYPVLATCGGMALCATCHVEVMEGEDELGEATDVELDQLENLPEYFPTSRLACQVRISPLLEGAVIKLRGEDN; encoded by the coding sequence ATGGTAACATTCACAGTAGAAGATCACGAAGGCAATCGCCAATCTATAGAAGCTCCTGACGACATGGGCTTAAGTTTAATGGAAATTTTGAAAGCATCAGAATATCCAGTTTTAGCAACTTGTGGTGGAATGGCTTTATGTGCCACTTGCCACGTAGAAGTCATGGAAGGAGAAGATGAATTAGGTGAAGCGACAGACGTGGAGCTTGATCAATTAGAAAATCTACCGGAATACTTCCCAACAAGTAGACTTGCCTGTCAAGTAAGGATTAGTCCTCTATTGGAAGGTGCTGTTATCAAACTCAGAGGAGAAGACAATTAA
- a CDS encoding TIGR00341 family protein, translating to MKSITLIYDESLIETLEEKVLPLLSNNVKIKIPYKNHKKYSFTDEDFLVTFLSDEQLRELFDVVIENHWKIGFLPHPKMIEARQGFGISSNLETAVENILTTDEVFDIDVLLANGQPVLNKLVLGNTFSLLYAVDGDKSWFSKYLGRIKRFSGSFRRVKLHPFSINWSNDIGELKEKPLETAALGMVIVLHGQSSILSRRIIEDSYANDGMMHCLILAPSSIWEIIKFGFFSIFKSSKKSKLPDYVAHIKSDKVVIGSSESINYAIDEILMSSKFIELEVRHKVISIVPGGALETDLEVKKKKVYKIQNLPQGELKNELLERLLPITNHATTEEFKWLFTTLRENSKVSSSYLVLMALSTIIATFGLFGNSSPVIIGAMILAPLMSPIISLAMGVLRQDNRLISESFKTIGYGLGVGYLFAVIITWFTPLNVMNGEITARIRPNLLDLGVAAASGIAGAYAHSKKEVAKTLAGVAIAVALVPPLAVSGVGLGWGDWSVFWGALLLLGTNLAGMVLAAALTFLFLGFSPFKLAKKGLTISLFFVILISAPLAFGFSKMVKENKIIQNLSGKEISVGVLRDVKVIKMAPLKLSVTVVSESPLDLQELNKVKEEIEKAIDQDIELELSVAVKL from the coding sequence ATGAAGTCTATTACATTAATTTACGATGAAAGTCTAATTGAGACCTTAGAAGAAAAGGTTTTGCCACTTTTAAGCAACAATGTAAAAATCAAAATTCCATATAAAAATCATAAGAAGTATAGCTTTACTGATGAAGATTTCCTAGTGACTTTTTTGTCAGATGAACAACTTCGTGAGTTATTTGATGTCGTAATAGAAAATCATTGGAAAATTGGGTTTCTTCCTCATCCAAAAATGATTGAGGCTAGACAAGGTTTTGGTATATCCTCTAATTTGGAAACAGCTGTAGAAAATATTCTGACTACAGACGAAGTTTTTGATATAGATGTACTTTTGGCAAATGGTCAGCCTGTACTCAATAAATTAGTATTGGGGAATACTTTTAGTTTGCTCTATGCTGTAGATGGTGATAAGTCTTGGTTTTCAAAATATCTAGGGAGAATCAAAAGGTTTTCAGGTTCATTCAGAAGAGTAAAACTGCACCCTTTTAGCATCAATTGGAGCAATGATATTGGGGAATTAAAGGAAAAGCCCTTAGAAACAGCAGCTCTTGGAATGGTAATCGTTCTTCATGGTCAAAGTTCTATTTTATCGAGAAGAATTATTGAAGATTCTTATGCCAATGATGGTATGATGCATTGCTTGATTCTTGCACCAAGTAGTATATGGGAAATTATCAAATTTGGTTTTTTCAGTATTTTCAAGTCTTCAAAAAAAAGCAAACTCCCAGATTATGTAGCTCATATCAAATCGGATAAGGTGGTCATTGGTAGCTCTGAATCTATCAATTATGCAATAGACGAGATTTTGATGAGTTCAAAATTCATAGAATTAGAAGTAAGGCATAAGGTAATTTCAATTGTTCCTGGAGGTGCATTAGAAACTGATTTAGAAGTCAAGAAGAAAAAAGTGTATAAGATTCAAAATTTGCCACAAGGTGAATTGAAAAATGAGCTTTTGGAAAGACTTCTTCCTATCACCAACCATGCCACTACAGAGGAGTTTAAATGGCTTTTTACCACTTTAAGAGAAAATTCTAAAGTCAGTTCGAGTTATTTGGTATTGATGGCCCTCTCTACAATAATTGCTACTTTTGGATTATTTGGAAACTCCTCTCCTGTGATAATTGGCGCTATGATTTTAGCACCTTTGATGTCGCCAATTATATCATTAGCCATGGGGGTACTTAGACAGGATAATAGACTGATAAGTGAAAGTTTTAAAACTATAGGATATGGATTGGGTGTAGGGTATTTGTTTGCAGTTATAATCACTTGGTTTACACCATTAAATGTAATGAATGGAGAAATTACCGCTAGGATAAGACCTAATCTTTTGGATTTGGGGGTGGCTGCTGCATCGGGAATTGCTGGTGCTTATGCCCATTCTAAGAAAGAAGTTGCCAAAACTTTAGCTGGTGTTGCGATTGCAGTTGCTTTAGTGCCACCTTTGGCAGTTTCGGGAGTAGGGCTTGGTTGGGGCGATTGGTCAGTTTTCTGGGGCGCACTTTTGCTTTTGGGGACCAACTTAGCAGGCATGGTGCTAGCCGCGGCTTTGACTTTTCTTTTTCTAGGATTTAGTCCTTTTAAACTAGCAAAAAAGGGGCTTACTATTTCTCTTTTTTTTGTTATTTTAATCTCAGCACCTTTAGCTTTTGGTTTTTCAAAAATGGTTAAGGAAAATAAAATAATACAGAATTTAAGTGGGAAGGAAATTTCAGTTGGTGTACTCAGAGATGTGAAAGTAATAAAAATGGCACCATTGAAGCTTTCTGTCACCGTAGTATCGGAATCACCTTTAGATTTGCAGGAATTAAATAAAGTCAAAGAGGAAATTGAAAAGGCAATCGATCAGGATATAGAATTGGAGTTATCGGTTGCTGTAAAGCTTTAA
- the scpA gene encoding methylmalonyl-CoA mutase, whose product MRPDISQLTFENTEKSLSENWDQLWNTGEKIEVPAKVEGEKIKETEHLRFAAGIAPFLRGPYSTMYVMRPWTIRQYAGFSTAEESNAFYRKNLGAGQKGLSVAFDLATHRGYDSDHPRVVGDVGKAGVAIDSVLDMKILFDKIPLDQMSVSMTMNGAVIPIMAFYIVAAEEQGVNPEQLSGTIQNDILKEFMVRNTYIYPPQPSMRIIADIFEYTSKKMPRFNSISISGYHMQEAGATADLELAYTLADGLEYLRTGVAAGLDIDDFAPRLSFFWAIGMNHFMEIAKMRAGRLLWAKIVKQFNPKQEKSLALRTHCQTSGWSLTEQDAFNNVTRTAVEALAAALGHTQSLHTNSFDEAIALPTDFSARIARNTQLYLQDETQITRVVDPWGGSFYVEYLTDQLVKSAWALIEEVEELGGMAKAIEAGIPKMRIEEAAARKQARIDSGKDVIVGVNRYQTDEKSDFDIREVDNDSVRKSQIERLNKLRAERDFDEVKLALDKITASAKTGEGNLLELAVDAARKRATLGEISTAMEEAFGRHKATVKAISGIYSAEAKADKSFIEAKKMADDFANLEGRRPRIMVAKMGQDGHDRGAKVIATGFADLGFDVDIGPLFQTPEEVAVQAIENDVHIVGASSLAAGHKTLVPALIAELKKLGREDIMVIAGGVIPPKDYDFLFEAGVAAVFGPGTVLPKAAIEILSKLMEG is encoded by the coding sequence ATGAGACCAGATATAAGTCAATTAACTTTTGAAAATACAGAGAAATCTTTATCAGAAAACTGGGATCAGTTATGGAATACTGGCGAGAAAATTGAAGTCCCTGCAAAGGTTGAAGGGGAAAAAATTAAAGAAACCGAACATCTTAGATTTGCAGCTGGAATTGCGCCTTTTTTGAGAGGTCCATACAGTACGATGTATGTGATGCGTCCTTGGACGATCAGACAATATGCGGGGTTTTCCACTGCCGAAGAGTCCAATGCATTTTATAGAAAAAATTTAGGCGCTGGTCAAAAAGGCTTGTCAGTTGCTTTTGATTTGGCAACGCATAGAGGATATGATTCTGATCATCCCCGCGTTGTAGGGGATGTGGGAAAAGCTGGGGTTGCTATCGATTCAGTATTGGATATGAAGATACTTTTTGATAAGATTCCTTTAGATCAAATGTCAGTTTCCATGACGATGAATGGTGCAGTGATTCCTATCATGGCATTTTATATTGTTGCAGCAGAGGAGCAAGGGGTCAATCCAGAGCAACTTAGTGGTACGATTCAAAATGATATTTTGAAAGAGTTTATGGTGAGAAATACATATATCTATCCACCACAACCATCTATGCGGATTATCGCAGATATTTTTGAATATACATCTAAAAAAATGCCTCGATTTAATTCAATTTCTATTTCTGGATATCACATGCAAGAAGCAGGAGCTACAGCAGATTTAGAGCTAGCATATACCTTAGCTGATGGTTTGGAGTATTTGAGAACAGGAGTAGCGGCAGGATTAGATATTGATGATTTTGCACCGCGACTATCATTTTTTTGGGCGATTGGAATGAATCATTTTATGGAAATCGCCAAGATGAGAGCTGGGCGATTGTTATGGGCTAAGATCGTCAAGCAATTTAATCCGAAGCAGGAAAAATCTTTGGCTTTGAGAACACATTGTCAGACAAGTGGCTGGTCACTTACTGAGCAAGATGCATTCAATAATGTAACAAGAACTGCCGTTGAAGCTTTGGCTGCTGCATTGGGTCATACACAATCACTTCACACAAATTCTTTTGACGAAGCCATAGCTTTGCCCACTGACTTTTCAGCAAGGATAGCACGAAATACACAGCTTTATTTACAAGATGAAACCCAAATTACCAGAGTAGTAGATCCTTGGGGCGGATCATTTTATGTAGAATATTTGACCGATCAATTGGTTAAAAGTGCTTGGGCTTTGATCGAAGAGGTAGAGGAATTAGGAGGTATGGCAAAGGCCATTGAAGCAGGTATTCCAAAAATGAGAATCGAGGAGGCCGCTGCTAGAAAACAAGCAAGAATAGATAGTGGGAAAGATGTAATCGTTGGGGTAAATAGATACCAAACTGATGAAAAATCAGATTTTGATATTCGAGAAGTTGATAATGATTCCGTAAGAAAATCTCAAATTGAGCGCTTGAATAAACTTAGGGCTGAAAGAGATTTTGACGAAGTGAAATTAGCATTAGATAAAATTACAGCTTCTGCAAAAACAGGGGAAGGTAATTTGCTTGAGTTGGCAGTAGATGCTGCAAGAAAAAGAGCTACATTAGGAGAAATTTCTACTGCTATGGAAGAAGCTTTTGGAAGACATAAAGCAACCGTAAAAGCAATTTCTGGAATTTATTCTGCTGAGGCAAAAGCTGATAAGAGCTTTATTGAGGCGAAGAAGATGGCAGATGATTTTGCAAATCTTGAAGGAAGAAGGCCTAGAATAATGGTTGCTAAAATGGGGCAAGATGGTCATGATAGAGGTGCGAAAGTTATTGCTACAGGTTTTGCAGATTTGGGATTTGATGTAGATATAGGTCCATTATTTCAAACCCCAGAAGAGGTCGCCGTGCAGGCTATAGAGAATGATGTGCATATCGTAGGGGCTTCTTCTTTGGCAGCAGGTCACAAAACTTTGGTTCCAGCTCTGATTGCAGAATTAAAAAAATTAGGAAGAGAAGATATCATGGTAATTGCAGGGGGGGTGATTCCTCCAAAAGATTATGATTTCTTGTTTGAAGCGGGTGTAGCAGCTGTTTTTGGCCCTGGAACAGTTTTACCAAAAGCAGCTATTGAGATATTAAGTAAATTAATGGAAGGTTGA
- a CDS encoding methylmalonyl-CoA mutase family protein, whose translation MKNKLFEDFQPTNKEEWIAQAIKDLKGKSFDEMLVSQSLEGIQIAPFYTQEDLLDQPSLAGFHHKVNPKPLISGIAPRVWSNATRIESKSEKEGNAIILNALQNGSDAIILILNGEENLSILLKDVQPAYIQIFLEPTSSPTKVLANFKSWLRQENHDYEQVYGGVLWDGFIKRLTEDLDKEEVIQISRKLLDFGYDLPNFKTITIDFSHYHNAGANAVQELTFGFSALIDLIDDLSVDQQMVFDKLILKTAVGSDYFMEIAKVKVIRILTQRLAALFQVNQKAEDIFIFSSTSYWTKSGVDIQTNMLRNTTEAMSAILGGCNALEVLRHDCVNNDVTEFSLRMARNISNILKEESYLDQVLDPFAGSYFLEKLTFSIFEKVKDKMVSTESSGGWWNSVNQNLIQEEVKKTRIERQKMVLVGKQVKVGVNKYLDSSSKTAQIEISINEESASQLKTSRESFLVETQKSSVI comes from the coding sequence ATGAAAAATAAATTGTTTGAAGATTTTCAACCAACCAATAAAGAAGAGTGGATTGCTCAAGCGATCAAAGACCTGAAAGGAAAGAGCTTTGATGAAATGCTTGTTTCACAATCTTTAGAGGGAATTCAAATAGCGCCATTTTACACCCAAGAAGATTTATTAGATCAGCCTTCATTGGCAGGATTTCATCATAAAGTAAATCCAAAACCACTTATTTCAGGCATTGCCCCTCGAGTTTGGTCAAACGCCACTCGTATTGAATCCAAATCCGAAAAAGAAGGAAATGCAATCATTTTAAATGCTTTACAAAACGGGTCTGATGCAATTATTTTAATTCTCAATGGGGAAGAGAACTTATCAATCCTTCTCAAAGATGTACAGCCAGCATATATTCAGATTTTTTTGGAGCCTACTTCAAGTCCAACTAAAGTTCTGGCGAATTTTAAATCTTGGCTAAGGCAAGAAAATCATGATTACGAACAAGTTTATGGAGGTGTTCTTTGGGATGGTTTTATAAAGAGGTTAACTGAAGATTTAGATAAAGAAGAGGTCATTCAAATCTCAAGAAAACTTTTGGACTTTGGATATGACTTACCGAATTTCAAAACGATTACTATTGATTTCTCTCACTATCACAATGCGGGAGCAAATGCAGTTCAAGAACTGACTTTTGGCTTTTCTGCTTTAATAGATTTGATTGATGATTTATCAGTTGATCAGCAAATGGTTTTTGATAAATTAATTTTGAAAACTGCGGTAGGTTCTGATTATTTTATGGAAATAGCGAAAGTCAAAGTGATCAGAATTTTAACACAAAGACTTGCGGCACTTTTTCAAGTAAATCAAAAAGCGGAAGATATATTTATTTTTTCTAGCACAAGCTACTGGACAAAATCAGGAGTAGATATACAGACTAACATGCTGAGAAATACGACTGAGGCGATGTCTGCTATTTTGGGTGGATGCAATGCATTGGAGGTTTTGAGACATGATTGTGTCAACAACGATGTGACTGAATTTTCTCTTCGGATGGCAAGAAATATCTCCAATATCCTAAAAGAAGAAAGTTACCTTGACCAGGTTTTGGACCCTTTTGCAGGATCCTATTTCTTGGAAAAGCTTACCTTTTCCATATTTGAAAAAGTTAAAGACAAAATGGTTTCCACCGAGTCTTCTGGAGGTTGGTGGAATTCAGTGAATCAGAATTTGATTCAAGAGGAAGTCAAAAAGACAAGAATAGAAAGGCAAAAGATGGTTTTGGTAGGGAAGCAGGTTAAGGTAGGTGTTAATAAATATTTAGATTCGTCAAGCAAAACTGCTCAAATCGAAATCTCAATAAATGAAGAGTCTGCCAGCCAACTAAAAACAAGTAGAGAAAGCTTTTTAGTAGAAACTCAAAAATCAAGTGTAATATGA
- a CDS encoding 5'-nucleotidase C-terminal domain-containing protein, whose translation MDKHYRQIQFLILNIGFFILLGCSPQLSYHASSDFTSVDESIQQEAKLVSFIAPFKENLEAKMGSVIGTTQKALTRAGRESLLGNFVSDLQLEYAQKAFGYPIDISIINNGGMRNDLPKGDITLGNIYELSPFDNYLVVLELQANDVQKLAEFIAERKNMAFQGMQITSEKDKLSELTINGKALKSNKTYLLVINDYLANGGDNMEFLVGLPVKENSTTSIRDMLITMIQQKTASGEILDAEIEGRLKIN comes from the coding sequence ATGGATAAGCACTACAGACAAATACAATTTTTAATTCTAAACATAGGCTTTTTCATTCTTCTTGGTTGTAGTCCTCAACTGAGTTATCACGCAAGTAGTGATTTTACTTCAGTCGATGAATCTATTCAACAAGAAGCAAAATTGGTATCTTTCATTGCACCTTTCAAAGAGAATTTAGAAGCAAAAATGGGATCTGTCATCGGTACAACTCAGAAGGCGTTGACACGAGCAGGAAGAGAATCTTTACTTGGAAATTTTGTCTCTGACTTACAATTAGAATATGCTCAGAAAGCTTTTGGATACCCGATTGATATTTCTATTATCAATAATGGTGGAATGCGAAATGATTTACCGAAAGGTGACATTACTCTTGGTAATATTTACGAGCTTTCTCCATTTGATAATTACTTGGTAGTTTTAGAACTCCAAGCAAATGATGTCCAAAAACTCGCTGAATTCATTGCAGAAAGGAAAAATATGGCTTTTCAAGGCATGCAAATCACTTCTGAGAAAGATAAGCTTTCAGAGTTGACCATCAATGGGAAAGCACTGAAATCGAACAAAACCTACCTTTTAGTAATCAACGACTATCTCGCCAATGGTGGTGACAATATGGAGTTTTTGGTTGGATTACCTGTAAAGGAAAATAGCACTACTTCCATCAGGGATATGCTGATCACAATGATCCAACAAAAAACAGCCTCAGGAGAAATTCTTGATGCAGAAATCGAGGGGAGATTAAAAATCAATTAA
- a CDS encoding bifunctional metallophosphatase/5'-nucleotidase, protein MQRRDFLKKSLLTGAALSLSSGGFAERLFTNQSKRLTILHTNDMHSRIEPFPNDGGRNANRGGMTKLASLIKKIRSEEENVLLLDSGDFFQGTPYFNLYGGELELKLMSQMGYDASTLGNHEFDNGLEGIKNQLEHANFSILSSNYDFQDTILNNTFKPYKIFKKDGIKVGIFALGIELKGLVGMKNYGNTKYLDPIATSEEMVQELKNKKCDLIICLSHLGYSYRSGKIDDLKLANQVSGIDLILGGHTHTFLDEPTIIKNPEGHTTMVNQVGTAALRLGKIDFEFSKDNQISYASHRNLTIY, encoded by the coding sequence ATGCAAAGACGCGATTTTCTTAAGAAGAGTTTATTAACAGGTGCTGCCCTTAGCTTGAGCTCCGGAGGTTTTGCTGAACGGCTTTTCACAAATCAATCGAAAAGACTAACTATCCTTCACACCAACGACATGCATTCTCGCATTGAGCCATTTCCTAACGATGGAGGAAGAAATGCCAATCGAGGCGGTATGACAAAACTGGCCTCCTTGATCAAAAAAATAAGGTCTGAAGAAGAAAATGTTTTGCTCTTGGATTCTGGAGACTTTTTTCAGGGAACACCTTATTTCAATCTTTATGGTGGTGAATTAGAGTTGAAATTGATGAGTCAAATGGGATATGATGCGAGTACTTTGGGTAATCATGAATTTGACAACGGCTTAGAAGGAATCAAAAACCAACTAGAGCATGCCAATTTCAGCATACTTTCTTCCAATTATGATTTCCAAGATACAATTCTTAACAACACCTTTAAACCATACAAAATATTCAAAAAAGATGGAATCAAAGTCGGCATCTTTGCTTTGGGTATTGAGTTGAAGGGTTTGGTTGGAATGAAAAATTATGGCAATACCAAATATCTTGACCCAATAGCTACCTCGGAAGAAATGGTACAAGAATTAAAAAATAAAAAATGTGACTTAATCATTTGCCTTTCGCATTTAGGTTATTCTTATAGGTCAGGTAAAATTGATGATCTTAAATTAGCCAATCAAGTATCTGGAATTGATCTAATTTTGGGTGGGCATACACATACTTTCCTGGATGAACCAACGATCATCAAAAACCCTGAAGGCCACACAACTATGGTCAATCAAGTGGGCACTGCAGCTTTACGATTAGGTAAAATTGATTTTGAGTTTTCGAAGGA